The Panicum virgatum strain AP13 chromosome 3N, P.virgatum_v5, whole genome shotgun sequence genome includes the window TCTAGGAATCATAGGTCTTCCCTCAACCCCATGCCGGCTAAGCGTTCTCTGAACATATTGGGCGGTAGACCTTTTGTAAGTGGATCCGCTAACATCTTGTTTGTTCTGATATATTCTAGACAAATTGTTTGATCTTGGACATCTCCTTAATAACATAAAACTTGATGTCGATGTGTTTGACAGCACCACTCGACTTGTTGTCATGAGCATAGAACACTGCTGGCTCGTTGTCGCAGTATAACTTTAGTGATATTTCTATGCTGTCAACCACTTTCAATCCGGGTACGAATTTCTTAAGCCATGTGACCTACCctgaggcctcataacatgctacAAATTCAGCATACATCGTGGATGATGTTGTGACTGACtgcttggagcttttccacgatatcgCTCCCTTTGCAAGAGTGAAGATATATCCAGACGTGGATTTTCTATCACCCGCATCTCCTGCAAAGTCTGAATTTGAATatccttctatttctaaagattCTGATTTTCTGTATGTCAGCATGAGACCTGTTGTACTCCTCACATAGCGcaaagctttctttaccattttTCAGTGCTCTATGCCTGGATTACTCTGGTATCTGTCAAGTACCCCAGTAACAAAACTCAAGTCAGGGCAtgtgcacacttgtgcatactGTAAGTTTCCGAtagctgaagcataaggcacTGCCTTTATTTGTTCGAGCTCGTACTTGTTCTTGGGACACTGATTTTTCCCGAAActgtcgcccttgactattggagttGGTGTAGGTTTACTCTTATGCATATCATATTTCTTTAATATCTTTTCTAGGTATGCTTTTTGTGATAATGCCAATATCTCATTTCTTCTGTCTCGATGAATCTCAATTCCTAAAATgaatgaagcttcaccgagatctttcatatcaatcTTTGAGGATGATGAAAATGAATTTCCAGTAGTAGATCGACATCACTGCTAGCTagcagaatgtcatccacatacaggatGAGGAAAATGAATTTCTCATtcttgaactttgcataaatgcaattgtcctcttcattttctttaaatccaaactttcttATTGTTTCACCAAATTTCAAATACCACTGCCTTGAGGCTTGCTTCAAACCATAAATCGATTTCTTCAGGCGGCACCCTAAGTTTTCTTTGCCTTCCACGACAAAACCTTTCGGCTGTGCCatgtagacattttcatataaatCCACATTCAGAAATGCCGTCTTCatatccatctgatgtaattctAGATCATGATGTGCCACTAAGGCCATGATCATTCTGAAAGAATCTTTACATGAGACCGGAGAAAATACCTCATTGTAATCTATTCCTTCTCCTTGCGTAAAGCCTTTCGCCACAAGTTGCGCTTTAAATCTTTCTACGTTCTCTTTGGAGTCACATTtggtcttgtagacccatttgcagcctactgttttggctcctttagatatttcttctaagtcccaaactttattggcactcatagattttattttattttccatGGCTGCAGTCCACCACTTGGATGAATTCACgattctcatggcttcttcaaaagAGGTGGGATCATCCTCTATTTGAATTTCTTCACTATTATAGACTCCATAGTCATTAGCTAGTCTTCTGATTCTTTGTGGCCCACTCGGGGCCACTGCAACTAGCATCTCTTGAACAGGAGGTGGCTGCTGCTCCCCCTCATCTGTGGCAACGGGTTCTATTGGATCTTGAGGAGGTTCCTCATTTCCATTTGCTGCCACGTCAAGAGAACTGACAACAGACATTGGCACTACAGTTTCCTGCACTATCGGTGCCACAATAACAGGCAACGAGAAATAAAGCTCTTGAGTCATCAGTGTGGGAACGAATACCCGCTTCTCTTCAAGATCAATTTTTCTggctaccatgctccccctgatcatctGATCTTCTAAGAAGGCAGTGTGTCTTGTGTCTGTAAACTTCATGTGTCTATCAGGACAGTAAAAGCGATATCCCTTAGATTTTTCTGGATAGCCAATAAAATGGCAAGGACAGTAAAAGCGATATCCCTTAGATTTTTCTGGATAGCCAATAAAATGGCAATTGACTGTCTTGGGATCTAATTTCCTAGTATTTGGATTAAATATCTTAGCCTCagctggacagccccacacaCGAAAGTGATTAagcgagggttctcttcctgtccataatACATACAGTGTTTTTGGCACTGATTTACTTGGCACACGATTAAGAATGTAAATGGCAgttttaacgcctccatccacaagtTAATCGGTAGTGTGGAGtagctcatcatacttctgACCATATCCATCAGGGTACAATTTCTTCTTTCTGCTACTCCATTCTGCTGAGACTCGTCCGGTGTCGAATACTGGGCAACTATGCCATTTTCCATAACaaacctcgcaaaaggtccaggaacttggTTATAAGGGGTGTGCCGACTGTAGTACTCCCTCACGGTCGGATCTTACTATCTTGATCTTTAAATCATGTTGATTTTCTACTTCTGCTTTAAATATCTtgaatttatccaatgcttccgatcgttctttaattggataaatatAGCCATAACATGAATAATCATCTATGAATGTTATGAATGAATCATAACCATCCACAGTAGTGACAGGAAAGAGTCCACTTATATCTGTGTGGATTATTTCTAAAACTCCCGCACTACCTTTGGcatctttctttattttcttagcCAATTTTTCTTTAATGCAATCGATACATTGTTCTAATTCTGAAAATTCTAATGGCGGAAGAATTGATGCTTTCACTAAGTGCTCTATTCTCCCTCTCGAAATATGGGCTGAACGATAGTGCTATAATTTCGATGAGATTGCATCAATTCGTTTGCGTTTCTTTGTAACATTCTCATATGAGGAGGCATTCttctatactataaaggatgAAAGAATTGAATACAATTCTTACCCACTCTAACCCACCCACTCCTCTCACAAAGTACCTCTTTTAGAACCACATGGAAGATCTTAGTGCTTGACCAAACCTCAAAACACCAtcaatgaaaatatttctgccaCAAATCCTTGTTTTTTCTCATCATGTCGTCGCGCTTACCCGCTTATGTACCCGCCCGACCCCGCCTCCCATCTCTCCGAAAAATCCGCCGtcgctccctctctctctctcgcccagATCGCATCCCCTCTGTACCACTGTCCGCTCTCTCACCCAGATCTAGGGTCGCCTAGACCATCCTCACCACCCGGCCACCACGCCAACAGCTGCTCGCCTCCACGCCCCACCACCGTCGTAACccctcgctgctgctgctgctgctccgccacctgctgctcctcctcctcctgctgctacGCCGCCGCACCTCCAAGCCCCACCCGTCGCCCTCCCTCCCGAACCCTAAAACCGCGAGCCGTCACCGCCCATTGCGGATGGGGGGATCCAAGCTAGAGGTGGATGGAAATGGTGACAGATCGTTGCCATACCTCTACGCCCATTTCTGGATGCAATTCTGCGCAATTGGGGAAGCATCGGGGCTCACCTGGATTGGTTGaacgtggcggaggcggcggcacggtCAGTTTGCGGTGGTAGGGGCTAGGGTTTCGGGGATCGTGGGGCATTTTGGGGATGAGAGTGGGAGAAGGTGACGGGATTGGCTCGCCTGCTTCTCGTGCTCGTCGTTGGGAGGCGACATGGGCAGAGACGACGACGCGACGGGGTGGAGGAGACGATGCACGAGAGGAGGTGATGGCACCGAGGAGACTGTAGGGGAAGGCGGCGCGATAGGAGCCAAGGAGATGGCAGGGGATGGCGGCGAGCAGGTAGGAACGATGGCGTCGGGGGCTACGGCGAGTAGgtaggcggcggtggcagcggatTGAGGCGAGCTGGGAGCAAATTCGCATGCGGCTATAAGCAGGCGGGTAAATCCAGGCtcggaaataaaataatttagTTTTAGGCGGAATCATTCTCCTTTACTGTATTTTTTAGTCTGTTTAGGTGTTGTTAAACTTATGGTCTTACATGTGGGTCTTCAAGAGATATTTTGTGAGGTGTGGATGGATTAATATTGATTTCAAATGTATTAAattatttcaacttttatagtatagaaaaatgcattctACAGATGAACAGATTGTGTGGCACTGTCGTCGTCACAGAGGACCAACCAGGAGAGAAAAATCACTCGTCGGGATTCAAAGAAGAAGTGCACAGCAGCTGAACTCAGGGGTGGATCTAGCGGTGGGTctggggggctccagcccctccTACCGCCGCTGGATCCATGGAGCCCCTCCTAAGCCACTTCTATAATTTTTTGATATGAATATACCACCAGCCCTGACGCCAGCTCACCCCCATGGCCTCCACCCATGCTAGAACTAGGGCACGGAGCCGCTGGAGGGACCGAGCGCTCTCCTGCTCGCTCCCCACGGCCGACCGGCCTGGAACCATGGCACGGTGGCGCTGGAGGGCATGCCTCTACATGCCCTGCCCACCCGAGGATGCGCACCGCATCCAGATCCGCTGGGGCGCGTCCATTTGCGCCCCCCTAGTTGCCGCGAGCGCAGTGGGAGGGAGCtcgatttggggggggggggtagtgaACATAATGGCAACAGGGTAGGGGAGGGTAATTTTGTCCGGTAGAAAATGTTTTGGACGGTAGACCTAATGGAATTGACGCTGGTGTCATATTAGGGATGAAACATAATTCGGGTGTCAAATAGAGAACAAAAAATTCCTAAGGGTCAAGGAAGGAACGGGTAACTTTCTCAGTGTCAAATAAGAacttttctctttttcaaacTTGTTCATGATCCTAAATAGGGATGTTGAAATTTGAATCAATTTCTCCTTATTTTTATTCATGTAGAAAGGTGCATGGAATTCAATTTTCCAAACTGTTTATACATCAAAATTTATCGAAATGGAATATGACGCGCTCATCGTTGTGGGATAATGTCAACCATCAAAACAGGATGTGGTTCACAGCAACTGATTGAGATGTCTAAAAATAGAGAGATATATATGATTACTGAAGTTTAAAAATAACATAACAcatatctactggttcaggatcTGAAATACCAGACCGGGGGTGGGGGTGAGTATTTATTAAATATCTGGTGTTCAAACATATAATATAACAATATATACATCGCACGTCTAAATTTGACAGCCTCCTCGAGTATGAACTGTTCCTTTCGCTCACTGCTTTCCACGTAATGGGAAAAACCACCTCTCTCGGTCTCGCCTCAGCCAATGTCTGCTGCGCATTCTATTTTTACTCTTGGCCTCGCTACACTACCTCTCGGCCTCTCAACACTACTCCCAACCCCATGCCTACCCTCCTAAAGGAACATTCTCCAAGCCTAATCAGAAACACTAGCAATATCACAAGGAGAGCTTCCGCTTGAGCAAGCAGGCGCACCTCACCATGGATGCTACGATCGGAGAGTCCATGCCCTCCGTGGAGAGGGCATTCGAGGGGCAGCCGTATCATGGGTTTTGGGGGCAGGTGACGGTGCGAGCCATGCTCATAGCCATCGTGCTTGCCGGCCTCTTCTCTATGGTGACACTGAAGATCTACATGAAAGTCGGGGTTGTAGGAGCATTCAACAtgcccatcaacatcctcaGCTTTGTCGTCCTCAGAAGCCTTGTTGGCCTGATGCGACGCTGCGGCGTTGCCGCATCGCCATTCACGCGCCAGGAGAACATCTTCCTCCAGACCAGTACAATAACCTGCATTAATATTTCACTCTCTTGTAAGCATAACGTCAAGAATCAATGTTAGCTCTGTCTTGTCtgattttatttatatattttgcaATGCATACTAATTATTTTTGCTCTTAGAATTTATCGAGTTTCGTCGATATTTCTTCCAGGTGGTTTCGGGAACTACTTTGTTGGATTGTTTACTGTGGTAGCAAAGTCTCTCAGTGATAACCCAGATAAAAGAGACATTGTCGACGTGACTGTTGGACAATATGGGTTTTTCCTTGTCACCGTTGGTATGGTGGCAATAATGGCAACGCTGCCGCTGGTGCAGGTAACGTAATTCTTCTATAGGAATGTAGATACGTCGCATCCAAGTATCGATAAAAAAATAGAATGTTCTTTGTCGTTTTTTTATATTTTCGAACTGATAAACGAACAAAAATGCAAAAAGCTAAAACTGTTATATGTGAATATATAACCACAATCACACAAGTTACCACCGTCTTCATTTATATATATGCAAGTTTATTTTCCATCCGCATCCACGTTAGATCATTAGAGTTCAGTCTATCTAAATATAGCAGAACTAAATTTCAAGTAGCAGATTCAATATAATATTGTTCTCAAGTTTATCACGAgttattaaaattaaaaattgcTGTCAAACTTGGAGTGATGTCGTGGAAGTGTCAAAAGTAGATTTTCTTGTCGTGTTATTAATAATTGCATATAATTAACCACATAATAGAAATGAGTTGGAAACTCGAAATGCATATACCCTCATTTCTCCTTGTAGTATAGTATAATAATGTTTTATAAACCAAAACTAAACAAGGATACTAcgtacctctctctctctctctctctttctctctctctctctctcttcctctcccaaAAGAGAGAGTGAGCAGGCATACTAACAATCCACTGATGCCTTTTTACTTCTCACACATAGATCATGATTGTCGACTACAGACTGCTATTTCCAACCGGCTCAGTCGTGGCTCACCTTATCAACAGTTTTCATACCCCTCAGGGAGCTTATGTAGCAAAGTAAAGTTTATCCTTTCTCAGTCAAACATGAATGTCTCTGAATTTATTTGTTATTTTGGGGTCTTTGCAATAATCTTCATCTTCAGTTCAGGTTGCAAGTTAAGGCTATAGTGAGAGCATTTGTGGCAAGCTTTTTTTGGTCGATGTTCCAGTGGTTCTACACTGGAGGTGATAGTTGTGGATTTGGCGTCTTTCCTACATTTGGGCTAGAACTATATAAACGTAGGTGAGAAATCTGCTATACATAAGTTCGAATATTATATACGGCAATGCTATTCTACACCCATCTTCTATTACTAGCAAAAAATAATCATCAAAATACTGAACTAAATTTACAAAATTACTGAGCAATATTCAATAATAGCTCGCCAATTACTGAACTACTAAAATTTGTTCAATACTTCTACTCATATTAGCTATTGGTGTAgaatatttgaagtactaaattgTTTTTTACTCTTACAGATTCTTTTTTGATTTCTCCACATCATTTTTGGGTGTTGGTATGATTGTCCCACATGTTGTAAACTTTGGATTACTTTTTGGGGCCATCATCTCTGGAGCCATCTTATATCCTTACCTTGAAAGTAAAAGAGGGAAATGGTATTTCACTGACAGTCCATCAACTCTGAATGGAGTCAATGGATACAAGGTACCCATGACTAATGCATAATTTCCTGAAATCTTTTGTTTATCAAATACACATGAACCTCAAACTATATCATGCTATCTTCTGTATGCAAGGAATTTTTTTTGTAGGAAACAATACATGAGCAATGGTGAAAAATCTTATGTCCTAAACTCTTCCTAGGAAAATAGATGTTTTATACGTAAACTAATTCAATAACATCTAATATAGTGCAAAGCTGTTGAAAGTTCATTTTATTAGCTCAAGAACATCAAAACTACTGCACAATTCCGTGTTGTTTTCTCCCTAGATGTCCAAGGTTAACATCACCTGATGTTCATAGGGCAACCTTCTAGTGTCTTCCTCTGTAGATGATTTATATATCAACCTGCTCTGCTGAGTGGATTATTAATGTAAAATGTCAACGAATACAATTAATAGAAGGCGGTCAGTTTGGCAATGTGAAATGGACGGTGCTAGTTACCATTTTATGGTTATTAGGGAATTTTGGTTATGAAATAGAGATGTTGCTCCAAATCACTTCTTTTATGCACCTGTAACTTAGTTCGAAAAGGCTCCACATTTCCTGGGATTTACTCAACCAACACTTGTAACTAATAGAAATGCTGAAATAGGACTTTGAGAAATTGTGTACTCCCTTTATCCTAAAAAATAGCAATTTTTAGTTTTACAACTTGGGCTATGGATGAAAAATGTAACCTTTCGAAATCACTAGGTCAtaaaaatgatattaatttaCGGAAAAATGAAACATATTATCATATATTTTCTACTTAATATTAACTAATTTTAAAGATATTATGAGTAAAAGATGAAAATATTTTGATTGACCAAGTCTAAAAGTTGCTATATTTTGGACGGAGGTACTACACATTTGGACACCCACCTGGTACAAAGCTAAGCCATACTTCATGTTTAGCCTATtttgaagtgtgtgtgtgcttTTGCAAGTACACCCTAATATTTAGAGATTTGTATACAAATCTATTGAGGAGGATATTGTATACAATTATACTAATGTTAGGATACATTTTTGTAATCATTTCATGACAAAGAATTCTTCTATGTTTTGTGGTAGATTTTCATGGGCTTAACAATGGTCGTCACTGAGGGAATATTCAACTTCATTACACTTAGTACTGCATTGGTAATCGACTTCTACAAGAAAACGGAAGAAAATGATTCTGGGGCAGCTAAATATATCTTGAAACACCCCAGTCTTAACTATGATGATCGTAAAAGGCTTGAGGTATTTATTGGTAATCGTGTCCCTCCAATTGTAGGAGTGATCGGATACATTGGATTCGCAGTTATATGTTCAGTCATTAGCCATTGGATCTTCCGTGAAATTCAGTTCCATCACTTAGCCTTGGTATTCACCATTATTCCAATTTTTATCTTCAGCAATACATACGGAACTGGTCTCACAGATTGGTCAGTTGCACCAACTTAAGCCAAGTTCGTACTTTTCATCGCAGCAGCAGCGTATGCCGCTCCTGGTGCAGTTATCATTAGCCTTGTAGCTTGCGGCGCAGCCTTCATGAGTCTTAACATTTCATCACAGGCAGTGCAAGACCACAAGACAGCTTATATGACGCTGACTTCCCCAAGAGCTGTGTTTGCTGGGCATGTATATGGTATAGTAATCGGTTCTATTATTAACCCATTAATCTATGCTTTTTTTGACCTAAAGGCCAAGAAAACTGCCCCCATTGGAACCCCAAAATCAGAGTTCCCAGCCCCCTACGCACAAGTCTATCGTGCCATTGCCTTACTTGGTATGGGAGGAGTGAAGGAGCTTCCCAAGCACTGCATCACCTTTTCTTTTATTACCTTCCTGATGACATTAGCTATCGAGACACTTAGATTGGTGTCTCAAAGAAAAGATTGGAAAGTGCAGTATTACATCCCTTGTATGACGGCATTAGCACTACCATTCCTCTCTGGACCGACCTTCGCCGTCGACATGGCCCTAGGTACTATATTGCGACTGATTTGGACTAAAATACATAGACAAAGTGCAGAACTATAttcagcagcagttgcagcaGGCTTAGTATCCGGGGATGGAATATGGTATCTACCATCAGCACTACTAGGCCTCTTCAAAGTGGAGCCACCAATCTGCATGAGGTTCCTACCAAGTGGAAAAGAAGTGCAGATTGCGGATGCATTCCTAAATAATTTAGGAACACAAGGAATGACATGATGATAAGCATAGGCAGATATAAATTTGCAATCTTGAAATTTGTTGTAAGCAATAATGCACATACGTTTTTGTCTGTAACTTAGATTTCCATGTACATTTATGTCTTCTGTATATTTGACAAACAGTTGCATATAGCAAGCAGATGCAAAATATATGATATAACCATTTCAGTGCAAGCAAGAAGTTTGCACATCACAGCTGCATTTACAATTGTTCCTTGAGTTTTCATCTGGTGGTCTCTCAATAAAAACTGCATGAATCTTATAGCAAATAAGCCATTAATTCCT containing:
- the LOC120667819 gene encoding probable metal-nicotianamine transporter YSL3, with the translated sequence MPSVERAFEGQPYHGFWGQVTVRAMLIAIVLAGLFSMVTLKIYMKVGVVGAFNMPINILSFVVLRSLVGLMRRCGVAASPFTRQENIFLQTSTITCINISLSCGFGNYFVGLFTVVAKSLSDNPDKRDIVDVTVGQYGFFLVTVGMVAIMATLPLVQWFYTGGDSCGFGVFPTFGLELYKRRFFFDFSTSFLGVGMIVPHVVNFGLLFGAIISGAILYPYLESKRGKWYFTDSPSTLNGVNGYKIFMGLTMVVTEGIFNFITLSTALVIDFYKKTEENDSGAAKYILKHPSLNYDDRKRLERTQPLEELPSAAEVHAAEWDPQHRNVGTQCHGQATQEVCR